In Micromonospora sp. WMMD980, the following are encoded in one genomic region:
- the araB gene encoding ribulokinase: MSEVEGPDRYVVGVDFGTLSGRALVVRVRDGVEVGTAVHEYRHGVIETALPDGGPSLPPDWALQDPDDYRDVLREAVPAALVAAGVDPSRVIGIGTDFTACTVLPTLADGTPLCEVPELRRRPHAWVKLWKHHAAQPQADRINALAHERGEPWIGRYGGKISAEWQFAKGLQMLTEDPEVYRRAERFVEAADWIVRELCGAETRNACTAGYKGIYQDGSYPSADYLAALDPGFTDFVAKLDGPLLPLGARAGTLGARAAAWTGLPEGIAVAVGNVDAHVTAAAAQALRPGRLVAIMGTSTCHVLNGTHPAEVPGMCGVVDGGISPGAWGYEAGQSGVGDIFGWFVRHAAPAGLDSHERLTELAAAQPVGAHGLVALDWWNGNRSLLVNHDLSGLVVGLTLATRPADVYRALLEATAYGTRMIVEAFAEAGVPVDDLVVAGGLTSNRLLMQIYADVTDRPLGIIGSAQGPALGSAIHAAVAAGAYPTVHEASAAMGRVDEGVYRPIPENVRAYDALYAEYRALHDHFGRGANDVMLRLRAIRNAAVDATTPADPALEVVG, encoded by the coding sequence ATGAGCGAGGTGGAGGGACCCGACCGTTACGTGGTCGGGGTCGATTTCGGCACGTTGTCCGGCCGGGCGCTCGTGGTGCGGGTCCGCGACGGCGTCGAGGTCGGCACCGCGGTGCACGAGTACCGGCACGGGGTGATCGAGACGGCCCTGCCCGACGGCGGCCCGTCGCTGCCGCCGGACTGGGCGTTGCAGGACCCCGACGACTACCGCGACGTGCTGCGCGAGGCTGTGCCCGCCGCGCTGGTCGCGGCCGGGGTGGACCCGTCCCGGGTGATCGGGATCGGCACCGACTTCACCGCCTGCACCGTGCTGCCCACGCTCGCCGACGGCACCCCGCTGTGCGAGGTTCCGGAGCTGCGCCGTCGGCCGCACGCCTGGGTCAAGCTGTGGAAGCACCACGCCGCCCAGCCGCAGGCCGACCGGATCAACGCGCTGGCGCACGAGCGCGGCGAACCGTGGATCGGCCGCTACGGCGGCAAGATCTCCGCCGAGTGGCAGTTCGCCAAGGGCCTGCAGATGCTCACCGAGGACCCCGAGGTCTACCGGCGGGCCGAGCGCTTCGTCGAGGCCGCCGACTGGATCGTCCGGGAGCTGTGCGGCGCCGAGACGCGCAACGCCTGCACCGCCGGATACAAGGGCATCTACCAGGACGGCAGCTATCCGTCGGCCGACTACCTGGCGGCGCTCGACCCCGGCTTCACCGACTTCGTCGCCAAGCTGGACGGCCCGCTGCTGCCGTTGGGCGCCCGCGCCGGCACGCTCGGCGCCCGCGCCGCGGCCTGGACCGGGTTGCCCGAGGGGATCGCGGTCGCGGTCGGCAACGTCGACGCGCACGTCACCGCGGCGGCCGCCCAGGCGCTGCGCCCGGGGCGGCTGGTGGCGATCATGGGCACCTCCACCTGCCACGTGCTCAACGGCACCCACCCCGCCGAGGTGCCCGGCATGTGCGGCGTGGTCGACGGCGGCATCAGCCCCGGCGCCTGGGGCTACGAGGCCGGGCAGAGCGGTGTCGGCGACATCTTCGGCTGGTTCGTGCGGCACGCGGCGCCGGCCGGCCTCGACTCGCACGAGCGGCTCACCGAGCTGGCCGCCGCCCAGCCGGTCGGCGCGCACGGCCTGGTGGCGCTGGACTGGTGGAACGGCAACCGCTCCCTGCTGGTCAACCACGACCTCAGCGGGCTGGTCGTCGGGCTGACGCTGGCCACCCGGCCGGCAGACGTCTACCGCGCGCTGCTGGAGGCCACCGCGTACGGCACCCGGATGATCGTCGAGGCGTTCGCCGAAGCGGGCGTGCCGGTCGACGACCTGGTGGTGGCCGGCGGGCTGACCTCCAACCGGCTGCTGATGCAGATCTACGCCGACGTCACCGACCGGCCACTGGGCATCATCGGCTCGGCGCAGGGCCCGGCACTCGGCTCGGCCATCCACGCGGCCGTCGCCGCCGGGGCCTACCCGACGGTGCACGAGGCGTCGGCGGCCATGGGGCGGGTGGACGAGGGCGTCTACCGGCCGATCCCGGAGAACGTGCGGGCGTACGACGCGCTCTACGCCGAGTACCGCGCGCTGCACGACCACTTCGGTCGCGGCGCGAACGACGTCATGCTGCGCCTGCGCGCGATCCGCAACGCGGCGGTGGACGCCACGACGCCGGCGGACCCGGCCCTGGAGGTTGTCGGATGA
- a CDS encoding L-ribulose-5-phosphate 4-epimerase — translation MSTEIAALRATVARLHHELTRNNLVAWTAGNVSARVPGQDLMVIKPSGVDYDDLNADTMVVCDLNGAVVDGGRSPSSDTAAHAYVYRAMPEVGGVVHTHSGYATAWSARGEAIPCWLTAQADEFGGEIPVGPFALIGGDDIGKGIVGTLSGHRSPAVLMRNHGVFTIGRDARAAVKAAVMCEDVARTAHLARALGQPLPIAPADVDALHDRYQNVYGQRPSSG, via the coding sequence ATGAGCACCGAGATCGCTGCGCTGCGCGCGACCGTCGCCCGCCTGCACCATGAGCTGACCCGCAACAACCTGGTGGCCTGGACCGCCGGCAACGTCTCGGCGCGCGTCCCCGGGCAGGACCTGATGGTGATCAAGCCGAGCGGGGTGGACTACGACGACCTGAACGCCGACACCATGGTGGTCTGCGACCTGAACGGCGCGGTGGTCGACGGCGGCCGTTCGCCGTCCAGCGACACCGCCGCGCACGCCTACGTCTACCGGGCGATGCCCGAGGTCGGCGGCGTCGTGCACACGCACAGCGGCTACGCCACCGCCTGGTCGGCCCGCGGCGAGGCGATCCCGTGCTGGCTGACCGCGCAGGCCGACGAGTTCGGTGGCGAGATCCCGGTCGGGCCGTTCGCGCTGATCGGCGGCGACGACATCGGCAAGGGCATCGTCGGCACGCTGTCCGGGCACCGCTCGCCGGCGGTGCTCATGCGCAACCACGGCGTGTTCACCATCGGCAGGGACGCCCGCGCGGCGGTCAAGGCCGCGGTGATGTGCGAGGACGTCGCGCGCACCGCGCACCTGGCCCGCGCGCTCGGGCAACCGCTGCCGATCGCGCCGGCCGACGTCGACGCGCTGCACGACCGCTACCAGAACGTGTACGGCCAACGCCCGTCGAGCGGCTGA
- a CDS encoding ABC transporter substrate-binding protein, with product MRTRSTARTVVAALAGVLLAASMAACGNSDTGGDSGGGGNDKLVLGFSQVGAESGWRTANTTSIKEAAGEAGIELKFDDAQQKQENQIKAIRNFIQQKVDVIAFSPVVESGWDTVLKEAKDAKIPVILTDRAVDSADKSLYKTFLGSDFKKEGRLAGEWLVEQKKAATGPVNIVELQGTTGSAPANDRKAGFGEAIAANPNLKIIASQSGDFTRAGGKQVMEQFLKANPKIDVLFAHNDDMGLGALEAITAAGKVPGKDITIITVDAVKDGMQALADGKFNFIAECSPLLGPQLMDFAKKVKAGEEVPARIETEETTFTQETAKEALPNRKY from the coding sequence ATGAGAACCAGGAGTACGGCACGGACGGTCGTCGCGGCCCTGGCCGGCGTGTTGCTCGCCGCCAGCATGGCCGCCTGCGGCAACAGCGACACCGGCGGCGACTCCGGCGGCGGCGGCAACGACAAGCTCGTCCTGGGTTTCTCCCAGGTCGGCGCGGAGAGCGGCTGGCGGACCGCCAACACCACCTCGATCAAGGAGGCGGCGGGCGAGGCCGGCATCGAGCTGAAGTTCGACGACGCCCAGCAGAAGCAGGAGAACCAGATCAAGGCGATCCGGAACTTCATCCAGCAGAAGGTCGACGTGATCGCCTTCTCACCGGTGGTGGAGTCCGGCTGGGACACCGTGCTCAAGGAGGCCAAGGACGCCAAGATCCCGGTCATCCTGACCGACCGCGCGGTCGACTCCGCCGACAAGTCGCTCTACAAGACGTTCCTCGGCTCCGACTTCAAGAAGGAGGGTCGGCTCGCCGGTGAGTGGCTGGTGGAGCAGAAGAAGGCGGCCACCGGCCCGGTCAACATCGTCGAGTTGCAGGGCACGACCGGCTCCGCCCCGGCGAACGACCGCAAGGCGGGCTTCGGCGAGGCGATCGCGGCAAACCCCAACCTGAAGATCATCGCGTCCCAGTCGGGTGACTTCACCCGCGCCGGCGGCAAGCAGGTGATGGAGCAGTTCCTCAAGGCCAACCCCAAGATCGACGTGCTCTTCGCACACAACGACGACATGGGGCTCGGCGCGCTCGAGGCGATCACCGCGGCCGGCAAGGTGCCGGGCAAGGACATCACCATCATCACCGTCGACGCGGTGAAGGACGGCATGCAGGCCCTCGCGGACGGCAAGTTCAACTTCATCGCGGAGTGCAGCCCGCTGCTCGGGCCACAGCTGATGGACTTCGCGAAGAAGGTCAAGGCCGGCGAGGAGGTGCCGGCCCGGATCGAGACCGAGGAGACCACCTTCACGCAGGAGACGGCCAAGGAGGCCCTGCCCAACCGCAAGTACTGA
- a CDS encoding sugar ABC transporter ATP-binding protein, producing MTGDRPVLTMTGISKTFPGARALHDVDFRLFPGEVHALMGENGAGKSTLIKVLTGVYGTDAGTVTLDGEQVSFTGPMQAAEAGVSTVYQEVNLCTNLSVAENIFIGREPRRLGAVRWGEMRRRARDLLGRLDLDLDVSAQLGTYSLAVQQMVAIARAIDVRARVLILDEPTSSLDAGEVAQLFRIMRQLRDEGIAILFVTHFLDQVYGIADRITVLRNGTLVGEYRTEELPQFSLVEKMIGQELDVLERLDEQQKRATVAADGRPALVDADQLGRRGAVAPFSMRIHAGEVVGLAGLLGSGRTEVARLIFGADRADHGQVRTDGGRSPLRTPIQAIDQGIGFCSENRRAEGIVGELSVRENMILAMQAARGWLRPIPRRRQDELVQKYVDALSIRPANPELPVRNLSGGNQQKVLLARWLITEPRLLILDEPTRGIDVGAKAEIQKLVVQLSDGGMAVLFISAELEEVLRLSHRVAVMRDREMVAQLDNDDTLDADRVMRTIASGTPREEVTR from the coding sequence ATGACGGGTGACCGTCCGGTCCTGACCATGACCGGAATCAGCAAGACCTTCCCCGGGGCCCGCGCGCTGCACGACGTCGACTTCCGGTTGTTCCCGGGCGAGGTCCACGCCCTGATGGGCGAGAACGGCGCCGGCAAGTCCACCCTGATCAAGGTGTTGACCGGTGTCTACGGCACCGACGCCGGCACCGTCACGCTCGACGGCGAGCAGGTGTCCTTCACCGGGCCGATGCAGGCCGCCGAGGCCGGCGTGAGCACCGTCTACCAGGAGGTCAACCTCTGCACCAACCTGTCGGTGGCGGAGAACATCTTCATCGGCCGGGAACCGCGCCGGCTCGGCGCGGTGCGCTGGGGCGAGATGCGCCGGCGGGCGCGCGACCTGCTGGGCCGCCTCGACCTCGACCTCGACGTGAGCGCCCAGCTCGGCACGTACTCGTTGGCGGTGCAGCAGATGGTCGCCATCGCCCGGGCCATCGACGTCCGGGCCCGCGTGCTCATCCTGGACGAGCCGACGTCCAGCCTGGACGCCGGTGAGGTCGCACAGCTGTTCCGGATCATGCGGCAGTTGCGCGACGAGGGGATCGCGATCCTGTTCGTCACCCACTTCCTCGACCAGGTCTACGGCATCGCCGACCGCATCACCGTGCTGCGCAACGGCACGCTCGTGGGGGAGTACCGCACCGAGGAGCTGCCGCAGTTCAGCCTGGTCGAGAAGATGATCGGTCAGGAGCTGGACGTCCTGGAGCGGCTGGACGAGCAGCAGAAGCGGGCCACGGTCGCCGCGGACGGGCGCCCCGCGCTGGTGGATGCCGACCAGCTCGGCCGGCGCGGCGCGGTCGCCCCGTTCAGCATGCGCATCCACGCCGGCGAGGTGGTCGGCCTGGCCGGCCTGCTCGGCTCCGGCCGCACCGAGGTGGCCCGGCTGATCTTCGGCGCGGACCGCGCCGACCACGGCCAGGTCCGCACCGACGGCGGCCGCTCGCCGCTACGCACCCCGATCCAGGCCATCGACCAGGGCATCGGCTTCTGCTCGGAGAACCGTCGCGCGGAGGGCATCGTCGGTGAGCTGTCGGTGCGGGAGAACATGATCCTGGCGATGCAGGCCGCGCGCGGCTGGCTGCGCCCGATCCCGCGCCGACGCCAGGACGAGCTGGTGCAGAAGTACGTCGACGCGCTGAGCATCCGGCCGGCCAACCCGGAGCTGCCGGTGCGCAACCTCTCCGGCGGCAACCAGCAGAAGGTGCTGCTGGCGCGCTGGCTCATCACCGAGCCGCGCCTGCTGATCCTCGACGAGCCCACCCGCGGCATCGACGTCGGCGCCAAGGCCGAGATCCAGAAGCTGGTGGTGCAGCTCTCCGACGGCGGCATGGCGGTGCTGTTCATCTCCGCCGAGCTGGAGGAGGTGCTGCGCCTGAGCCACCGGGTCGCGGTCATGCGCGACCGCGAGATGGTCGCCCAACTCGACAACGACGACACGCTCGACGCGGACCGCGTCATGCGCACCATCGCGAGCGGAACCCCCCGGGAGGAGGTGACCCGATGA
- a CDS encoding ABC transporter permease, producing MNTVADRLRPLAGHRLFWPALVLVAMLAANTVYRPGFLAVEVKNGHLYGTPVDILRLSAPLILVALGMTLVIATGGIDLSVGSLCAISGAIACLHISGAADQNSPSTVLTALALAFGAALVLGAWNGVLVSVIGIQPIIATLILMVAGRGIAQLVTEGQIITINSGPYRAIGLGSFLTLPLAILIALAAALLVAAFTRRTALGLIVASVGGNAEASRLAGIRSRRVVLLVYVVSAACAALAGFMVTANVSSADGNAAGLWIELDAILAVVIGGTSLAGGRFSLSGTVLGALIIQTLTTTVYAMNISPQTSLLFKAVVVIAVCLVQAPAFRARIRLRRRGVEPGPAAPQREKEQVPA from the coding sequence ATGAACACCGTCGCCGACCGCCTCCGCCCGCTGGCCGGGCACCGGCTGTTCTGGCCGGCCCTGGTGCTCGTGGCGATGCTCGCCGCGAACACCGTCTACCGGCCCGGCTTCCTCGCCGTCGAGGTCAAGAACGGCCACCTGTACGGCACGCCGGTCGACATCCTCCGGCTGAGCGCGCCGCTGATCCTGGTCGCCCTCGGCATGACCCTGGTCATCGCCACCGGCGGCATCGACCTGTCGGTCGGCTCGCTCTGCGCCATCAGCGGCGCGATCGCCTGCCTGCACATCAGCGGCGCGGCCGACCAGAACAGCCCGTCCACCGTGCTCACCGCGCTGGCCCTGGCCTTCGGGGCCGCGCTCGTGCTCGGGGCGTGGAACGGCGTGCTGGTCTCGGTCATCGGCATCCAGCCCATCATCGCCACGCTGATCCTCATGGTGGCCGGCCGGGGGATCGCCCAGCTCGTCACCGAGGGGCAGATCATCACCATCAACTCCGGGCCGTACCGGGCGATCGGGCTGGGGAGCTTCCTGACGCTGCCGCTGGCCATCCTGATCGCGCTGGCCGCCGCGCTGCTGGTGGCCGCGTTCACCCGGCGTACCGCGCTCGGGCTGATCGTCGCGTCGGTCGGCGGCAACGCCGAGGCGAGCCGGCTGGCCGGCATCCGGTCGCGGCGGGTCGTCCTCCTCGTCTACGTGGTCAGCGCCGCGTGCGCCGCGCTGGCCGGCTTCATGGTCACCGCGAACGTGTCGAGCGCCGACGGCAACGCGGCCGGACTGTGGATCGAACTCGACGCGATCCTCGCGGTGGTGATCGGCGGCACGTCACTGGCCGGCGGCCGGTTCTCACTCAGCGGCACGGTCCTCGGCGCGTTGATCATCCAGACCCTGACCACCACGGTCTACGCCATGAACATCTCGCCGCAGACGTCGTTGCTGTTCAAGGCCGTCGTCGTGATCGCCGTCTGCCTGGTGCAGGCGCCGGCGTTCCGGGCCCGGATCCGTCTGCGCCGGCGCGGCGTCGAGCCCGGCCCGGCGGCGCCGCAGCGGGAGAAGGAGCAGGTCCCGGCATGA
- the yjfF gene encoding galactofuranose ABC transporter, permease protein YjfF, with the protein MSSTSLSAVRSWRPSLPRRHVPVLATLALLLVMYGIGVSQYRAFSNVQVVFNVFIDNGFLLVVAVGMTFVILTGGIDLSVGSVVAMTAMVSAALLRDGLPAALVLVIALLIGPTLGFLMGCAIHFFEIQPFIVTLAGMFFARGMCTFISDSSISITDGFWTGMSQERIGNPAGNFVSISVLIAFAVVLVAAYVLAYTRFGRNVYAVGGNAQSALLMGLPVARTRIAVYTISGLCSAIGGILLSFYTLSGAPLIAVGMELDVIAAVVIGGTVLTGGSGYIFGTVLGVLVLGVIQTLITFDGSLNSWWTKIVIGGLLFAFILLQRLIGIRFK; encoded by the coding sequence ATGAGCAGCACGTCGTTGTCCGCCGTCCGGTCCTGGCGGCCCAGCCTGCCCCGGCGGCACGTCCCGGTGCTCGCGACGCTGGCGTTGCTGCTGGTCATGTACGGCATCGGCGTCTCGCAGTACCGCGCGTTCTCCAACGTGCAGGTCGTCTTCAACGTCTTCATCGACAACGGCTTCCTGCTGGTGGTCGCGGTCGGCATGACGTTCGTGATCCTCACCGGCGGCATCGACCTGTCCGTCGGCTCGGTGGTCGCGATGACCGCGATGGTGTCGGCCGCCCTGCTCCGCGACGGCCTGCCCGCCGCGCTGGTGCTCGTCATCGCGCTGCTCATCGGCCCGACGCTCGGGTTCCTGATGGGCTGCGCGATCCATTTCTTCGAGATCCAGCCGTTCATCGTCACGCTCGCCGGGATGTTCTTCGCGCGCGGAATGTGCACGTTCATCAGCGACTCCTCCATCTCCATCACGGACGGTTTCTGGACCGGCATGTCCCAGGAGCGCATCGGCAACCCGGCCGGCAACTTCGTGTCGATAAGCGTGCTGATCGCGTTCGCGGTGGTCCTGGTGGCCGCGTACGTGCTGGCGTACACCCGGTTCGGCCGCAACGTGTACGCGGTCGGCGGCAACGCGCAGTCGGCGCTGCTGATGGGCCTGCCGGTCGCGCGGACCCGGATCGCCGTCTACACGATCAGCGGCTTGTGCTCGGCGATCGGCGGCATCCTGCTGTCGTTCTACACGCTCTCCGGCGCGCCGCTGATCGCCGTCGGGATGGAACTGGACGTGATCGCCGCGGTCGTCATCGGTGGCACGGTGCTCACCGGCGGCTCGGGCTACATCTTCGGCACCGTGCTCGGCGTGCTGGTGCTGGGCGTGATCCAGACGCTCATCACGTTCGACGGCAGCCTCAACTCCTGGTGGACCAAGATCGTGATCGGCGGGCTGCTCTTCGCGTTCATCCTCCTCCAGCGCCTCATCGGCATCCGGTTCAAGTGA
- the araA gene encoding L-arabinose isomerase, with protein sequence MAPHPQPEVWFLTGSQGLYGEDTLRQVADQSRQLAARLDESSDIPVRVVWKPVLTSSTDILAACRDAAVQGAVGVIAWMHTFSPAKMWIAGLDALQTPLLHLHTQANVALPWDTIDMDFMNLNQAAHGDREFGYIQTRLGVARKTVAGHVTDPRVVSRVAAWARAAIGWSSVRTLRLARFGDNMRDVAVTEGDKVEAELRFGVSVNTYGVNDLVEVVDQVAEAQVDDLVKEYDDTYRLDAALRAGGDRHDSLRYAARQELGLRAFLDDGGFRAFTTNFEDLGGLRQLPGIAVQRLMADGYGFGGEGDWKTSVLVRTLKAMAVGVAGGTSFMEDYTYDLTFGHELVLGAHMLEVCPSIAADVPTAEVHPLGIGGREDPVRLVFDAAAGPAVVLGMSDLGERFRLVANVVDVVPPPQPLRRLPVARAVWRPRPDLPASAEAWITAGAPHHTVLSQAVGVEELRDLAAMTRTELAVIDGDTVPHRFADELRWNQAYHRLARGF encoded by the coding sequence ATGGCACCTCATCCCCAGCCCGAGGTCTGGTTCCTCACCGGTAGCCAGGGTCTCTACGGCGAGGACACCCTGCGGCAGGTCGCCGACCAGTCCCGGCAGCTCGCCGCCCGGCTGGACGAGTCGTCGGACATCCCGGTGCGCGTGGTCTGGAAGCCGGTCCTGACCTCCAGCACGGACATCCTCGCGGCCTGCCGGGACGCGGCCGTGCAGGGCGCGGTCGGGGTGATCGCCTGGATGCACACGTTCTCGCCGGCCAAGATGTGGATCGCCGGCCTGGACGCGTTGCAGACGCCGCTGCTGCACCTGCACACCCAGGCGAACGTGGCGCTGCCGTGGGACACCATCGACATGGACTTCATGAACCTGAACCAGGCCGCGCACGGCGACCGCGAGTTCGGGTACATCCAGACCCGCCTGGGGGTGGCCCGCAAGACCGTCGCCGGTCACGTCACCGACCCGCGGGTGGTCTCCCGGGTGGCGGCCTGGGCCCGCGCGGCCATCGGCTGGTCCTCGGTGCGGACGTTGCGGCTGGCCCGCTTCGGCGACAACATGCGCGACGTCGCCGTCACCGAGGGGGACAAGGTCGAGGCGGAGCTGCGCTTCGGCGTCTCGGTCAACACCTACGGCGTGAACGACCTGGTCGAGGTGGTCGACCAGGTCGCCGAGGCGCAGGTGGACGACCTGGTGAAGGAGTACGACGACACCTACCGGCTGGACGCCGCGCTGCGCGCCGGTGGTGACCGGCACGACTCGCTGCGCTACGCCGCCCGCCAGGAGTTGGGGCTGCGCGCGTTCCTGGACGACGGCGGGTTCCGCGCGTTCACCACCAACTTCGAGGACCTGGGCGGGCTGCGCCAGCTCCCCGGCATCGCGGTGCAGCGACTGATGGCCGACGGGTACGGCTTCGGCGGCGAGGGCGACTGGAAGACCTCGGTGCTGGTGCGCACGCTGAAGGCGATGGCGGTCGGCGTCGCGGGCGGCACGTCCTTCATGGAGGACTACACCTACGACCTGACGTTCGGCCACGAGCTGGTCCTCGGCGCGCACATGCTGGAGGTGTGCCCGAGCATCGCCGCCGACGTGCCGACCGCGGAGGTGCACCCGCTGGGCATCGGCGGGCGGGAGGACCCGGTCCGGCTGGTCTTCGACGCGGCGGCCGGCCCGGCGGTGGTGCTCGGCATGTCGGACCTGGGGGAGCGGTTCCGGCTGGTGGCCAACGTCGTCGACGTGGTGCCGCCGCCGCAGCCGTTGCGCCGGCTGCCGGTGGCCCGGGCGGTCTGGCGGCCCCGCCCCGACCTGCCCGCGTCGGCGGAGGCGTGGATCACCGCGGGCGCCCCGCACCACACCGTGCTCTCCCAGGCCGTCGGCGTCGAGGAGCTGCGCGACCTGGCCGCGATGACGCGGACCGAGCTGGCGGTCATCGACGGTGACACCGTGCCGCACCGGTTCGCCGACGAGCTGCGCTGGAACCAGGCGTACCACCGGCTCGCGCGCGGGTTCTGA